One stretch of Bordetella avium DNA includes these proteins:
- a CDS encoding MFS transporter, which produces MSASLVSVDKAIQVAGVGKFQYRLFVIFGLVWMADAMQVLSIGFSAPSIAKTFGITVPQALQTGTLFFVGMLIGAFAFGRMADRIGRRPVLMMAVVIDACAGVASAFAPEFAWLLFLRFLTGIGVGGTLPVDYTMMAEFLPSARRGRWLVLLESFWAVGTILLALLALAAVSWGNDAWRVIFFVTGLPALVGVVLRFYIPESPMYLNRNGKSDQARKVLERVARVNRRDVVVPELQPETPVHKSLFALFSSSFRRRSIGLFLAWALISIAYYGVFVYLPVKLSSEGFAFMRGQEFLVVLALVQLPGFALSAYGVERWGRKPTLVGFLLLSAVGCLLYSLGTSPVVVVGSTLLMSFSLLGTWGALYAFTPEVYPTDLRASGMGMAGAVARFGGLFAPAIIAPIMSTHFTFSLVVLSAMLVAGAACIWSVDVESKDRALD; this is translated from the coding sequence ATGTCAGCTTCATTGGTTTCAGTGGACAAAGCCATTCAGGTGGCGGGCGTCGGCAAGTTTCAGTACCGGCTATTCGTGATTTTCGGCCTGGTCTGGATGGCGGATGCTATGCAGGTGCTGTCGATCGGCTTTAGCGCGCCATCGATCGCCAAAACCTTCGGCATCACCGTGCCGCAGGCCCTACAGACGGGCACGCTGTTCTTTGTGGGCATGTTGATCGGCGCTTTCGCCTTTGGGCGGATGGCGGATCGCATCGGACGACGGCCGGTGCTGATGATGGCCGTCGTCATCGACGCCTGCGCTGGCGTGGCTTCGGCTTTCGCGCCCGAATTCGCCTGGCTGCTGTTTCTGCGTTTCCTGACGGGTATCGGCGTGGGCGGCACCTTGCCGGTGGACTACACCATGATGGCCGAGTTCCTGCCGAGTGCGCGCCGTGGCCGCTGGCTGGTGCTGCTGGAATCGTTCTGGGCCGTTGGCACGATTCTCCTGGCCTTGCTGGCCCTGGCTGCGGTCTCGTGGGGTAATGATGCCTGGCGTGTCATCTTCTTCGTGACCGGCTTGCCCGCGCTGGTCGGTGTGGTGCTGCGCTTTTACATCCCCGAATCGCCGATGTATTTGAACCGCAATGGCAAATCGGATCAGGCGCGTAAAGTCCTCGAACGCGTGGCTCGGGTCAATCGCCGCGACGTGGTCGTGCCCGAGCTGCAACCCGAAACGCCCGTGCATAAATCCCTGTTTGCGCTGTTCTCTTCCAGCTTCCGGCGTCGCAGCATCGGGCTGTTTCTCGCCTGGGCGCTGATCTCCATTGCCTACTACGGCGTGTTTGTCTACCTGCCCGTCAAGCTCAGTTCCGAAGGCTTTGCCTTTATGCGCGGCCAGGAGTTCCTGGTGGTGCTGGCCTTGGTGCAATTGCCGGGTTTCGCTTTGTCGGCCTATGGCGTCGAGCGCTGGGGCCGCAAGCCCACGCTGGTCGGTTTCCTGCTGTTGAGCGCGGTGGGCTGCCTGTTGTATAGCCTGGGTACCTCGCCCGTCGTGGTGGTGGGTTCGACCCTGTTGATGAGCTTTTCGCTCTTGGGCACCTGGGGCGCGCTGTATGCCTTCACGCCAGAGGTCTACCCGACCGATCTGCGCGCCAGCGGCATGGGCATGGCAGGGGCCGTGGCGCGCTTTGGCGGCCTTTTCGCACCCGCCATCATCGCGCCCATCATGAGCACCCACTTCACTTTCTCGCTGGTGGTGCTGTCCGCCATGCTCGTGGCTGGCGCCGCGTGCATCTGGTCGGTGGATGTGGAATCAAAAGACCGCGCACTCGATTGA
- a CDS encoding cytochrome c gives MSGLPALAPSDLLHGLALRPPVVAWDGVRYQGSLLSTLRLDEVRSQAGVVAVVRHANFAGVVAVTPLYARQAAGDLAAVWQAPRDGGAQADVQADAAAYHLRLPLTQTGARVIVWSLNGHTSVWLPACAPDVQAAVRCELAVLLQQADTAIGVALINDGAPAKGQLLDLMDAAAEAALLSQSTGRPVCVPCQAQAAAELVLRPAQAGAAEVLPGKVMPAAPAASVLHAQGPWAMRPSLARLLSQPAQACASAQATVCGDIPLVARKQTVIAPRASIQDLNAAQVFAQESLWHEQALAQGEDPVAWRLQHLPEGRAKDLARQVIERAGQQADDAAPGLLRGRGFATAQVESVDEAGIARTTWSAWVAEVTVQAQTGQVEVTRVVAGHDSQHLHAAAQAEIEHQNPRLLANARQLLAGPPAFDDWGVAAETSPAQGSAAELATRDPALELKHGALAMDGVVTLPAAAAIANAIHDATGVRLRAAPFDTEPLRLALAGRERGPRRWKWLFAGMAGLAGMAAAVWPVKPALPLTEGPDVSLYSAAAIERGRLVAAAGDCVVCHTAPGGKDNAGGLALETPFGRVYSTNITPDKDTGIGRWSYAAFERAMRQGVHQDGRQLYPAFPYTAFAKLSDGDMQALYGYLMSQPAERAEPPKTALAFPFNMRPLLAGWNALFHDPKPFTPDPSRSAQWLRGAYLVEGAGHCAACHSPRNRFGAEKTGLHYLAGGEAEGWTAPALNQLEAGGWSRESLFHYLRSGYSPSSGVAAGPMAPVIHGLSALPDSDLLAISTYLLDLPGAAPKPQIQAQAATPVALPLTVQSLQARNERGERIYQNACAACHESDSGPTLFGVKPRLSLNTNVHAATPDNLIQIILHGIQTPADEALGYMPGFKDSLNDGQIADLMSYLRERHAPGEPPWPDPGNTISRLRAPAHTN, from the coding sequence ATGAGCGGTTTGCCGGCGCTTGCGCCTTCCGATCTGCTGCATGGTCTCGCATTGCGCCCGCCCGTCGTGGCATGGGACGGCGTGCGCTATCAAGGCAGTCTGTTGTCCACCCTGCGTCTGGACGAAGTCCGCAGCCAGGCCGGTGTGGTGGCGGTGGTACGGCATGCGAACTTCGCGGGCGTGGTTGCCGTCACGCCTTTGTATGCCCGGCAGGCCGCCGGGGACCTGGCGGCGGTTTGGCAGGCGCCGCGCGATGGGGGCGCACAAGCCGACGTGCAGGCCGATGCCGCGGCTTACCATTTGCGCCTGCCCCTGACACAGACGGGGGCGCGAGTCATCGTCTGGAGTCTGAACGGCCATACCAGTGTGTGGCTGCCGGCCTGCGCGCCCGATGTGCAGGCGGCTGTGCGCTGCGAGCTGGCTGTGTTGTTGCAGCAGGCCGATACGGCGATTGGCGTGGCGCTGATCAATGACGGCGCGCCCGCCAAGGGTCAGCTACTGGATTTGATGGATGCCGCCGCCGAGGCGGCGCTGCTGTCGCAATCGACCGGCCGGCCCGTCTGCGTGCCTTGCCAGGCTCAGGCAGCCGCCGAACTCGTGCTGCGGCCTGCGCAGGCCGGTGCAGCCGAGGTCTTGCCCGGCAAGGTGATGCCCGCCGCGCCAGCGGCCAGCGTGTTGCATGCGCAAGGGCCCTGGGCGATGCGTCCGAGTCTGGCGCGGCTATTGAGCCAGCCTGCTCAGGCCTGCGCTTCGGCGCAAGCCACCGTATGCGGCGATATTCCCTTAGTGGCGCGCAAACAGACGGTCATCGCACCGCGCGCCAGTATTCAAGACCTGAATGCCGCGCAAGTGTTCGCTCAGGAAAGCCTGTGGCATGAGCAGGCGCTGGCCCAGGGCGAGGACCCCGTGGCCTGGCGGCTGCAACACCTGCCTGAAGGGCGGGCTAAGGATCTTGCCCGGCAAGTGATCGAAAGGGCCGGACAACAAGCGGATGACGCCGCGCCGGGCCTGCTGCGAGGCAGAGGCTTCGCGACCGCGCAGGTGGAGTCCGTGGATGAGGCCGGGATCGCCCGCACCACCTGGAGTGCCTGGGTTGCCGAGGTGACGGTGCAGGCCCAAACGGGCCAGGTGGAGGTGACGCGCGTCGTCGCGGGCCACGATAGCCAGCATTTGCACGCCGCCGCCCAGGCCGAGATCGAACACCAGAACCCAAGGCTCTTGGCCAATGCACGCCAATTGCTGGCCGGGCCGCCTGCTTTTGATGACTGGGGTGTCGCCGCCGAGACTAGCCCCGCGCAGGGCAGCGCCGCAGAACTGGCCACGCGCGATCCGGCGCTTGAGCTCAAGCATGGTGCGCTGGCGATGGACGGCGTGGTCACGCTGCCCGCGGCGGCGGCCATCGCCAATGCCATCCATGACGCCACGGGGGTGCGCCTGCGTGCGGCGCCTTTTGATACCGAGCCACTGCGTCTGGCGCTGGCCGGCCGCGAGCGCGGCCCGCGCCGCTGGAAATGGCTGTTTGCCGGCATGGCCGGGTTGGCCGGCATGGCGGCGGCAGTCTGGCCCGTGAAACCGGCGCTGCCGTTGACGGAAGGGCCGGATGTCTCCTTGTATTCGGCTGCGGCGATCGAGCGCGGCCGTCTGGTGGCGGCGGCGGGAGACTGTGTGGTTTGCCACACTGCGCCCGGCGGCAAGGACAATGCTGGCGGACTGGCGTTGGAAACGCCTTTTGGGCGGGTCTATAGCACCAACATCACCCCTGATAAGGATACGGGTATCGGCCGCTGGTCGTATGCGGCCTTCGAGCGCGCCATGCGCCAAGGGGTGCATCAAGATGGGCGGCAACTGTATCCGGCTTTTCCTTATACGGCCTTCGCTAAACTGAGCGACGGCGATATGCAGGCGCTATATGGCTATCTGATGTCGCAGCCTGCTGAGCGGGCCGAGCCGCCCAAGACGGCGCTGGCCTTTCCTTTCAATATGCGTCCCCTGCTGGCGGGCTGGAATGCTTTGTTCCATGACCCAAAGCCGTTCACGCCCGACCCCTCGCGCAGCGCGCAATGGTTGCGCGGCGCCTATCTGGTCGAAGGGGCGGGTCATTGTGCGGCCTGTCATTCGCCGCGCAACCGTTTTGGCGCGGAAAAAACTGGCCTGCATTATCTAGCGGGGGGCGAGGCCGAAGGCTGGACCGCGCCCGCGCTGAATCAGTTGGAGGCAGGCGGCTGGAGCCGCGAGTCGCTGTTCCACTATCTGCGCTCCGGCTATTCGCCAAGCAGCGGTGTGGCCGCCGGGCCGATGGCCCCGGTGATACATGGCCTGTCAGCGCTGCCCGACAGCGATCTGCTGGCCATTTCGACTTATCTGCTGGACTTGCCGGGCGCGGCGCCCAAGCCCCAGATTCAAGCGCAAGCCGCCACGCCCGTCGCGCTGCCGCTGACCGTGCAATCTTTGCAGGCACGCAACGAGCGCGGGGAGCGTATTTATCAGAATGCCTGCGCGGCCTGCCATGAATCCGACAGCGGCCCGACGCTCTTCGGCGTCAAGCCTCGCCTGAGCCTGAATACCAATGTGCATGCCGCTACGCCCGACAACCTGATTCAAATCATTCTTCATGGCATCCAGACGCCCGCCGATGAGGCGCTGGGCTATATGCCGGGATTTAAAGACAGTCTTAACGATGGGCAGATCGCGGATCTGATGAGTTATTTACGGGAACGTCACGCGCCGGGGGAGCCTCCCTGGCCGGACCCCGGCAACACAATTAGCAGGCTGCGCGCTCCGGCGCATACCAACTAA
- a CDS encoding (2Fe-2S)-binding protein encodes MASSLSTASAIRLMVNGCTHDVPASADTALLHVLRNDLELNGPKYGCGLGECGACTVLIDGVAARSCVIPVKAAQGRAVTTLEGLGRRQAPGPTQQAFIECQAAQCGYCLNGMIMTVEALLRRNPRPTEHMLRNELHHNLCRCGTHVEIMQAALRAVQLRAETGAQSADEARR; translated from the coding sequence ATGGCATCTTCCCTTTCTACCGCTAGCGCCATCCGGCTGATGGTCAATGGATGCACGCATGACGTACCGGCTTCGGCCGATACGGCCTTGCTGCATGTGCTGCGCAACGATCTGGAGCTCAATGGCCCCAAGTATGGCTGCGGCCTGGGAGAGTGCGGCGCCTGCACCGTGCTGATCGATGGCGTGGCGGCGCGCTCCTGTGTGATTCCGGTCAAAGCCGCGCAGGGCAGGGCGGTAACCACGCTGGAAGGTCTGGGCAGGCGGCAGGCGCCCGGGCCTACACAGCAGGCCTTTATCGAGTGTCAGGCCGCGCAATGCGGTTATTGCCTGAATGGCATGATCATGACGGTCGAAGCGCTGTTGCGCCGCAATCCTCGTCCCACCGAACACATGCTGCGTAACGAGCTACATCACAATCTTTGCCGTTGCGGCACCCATGTCGAGATCATGCAGGCTGCGCTGCGAGCGGTGCAGTTGCGCGCCGAGACAGGGGCGCAATCTGCGGACGAGGCAAGGCGATGA
- a CDS encoding FAD-dependent monooxygenase, with the protein MSKSPRIAIVGAGLGGAATAALLLKEGLNVRVYEQAQTFSRLGAGIHVGPNVMKVLRRIGIEDALNAQGSHPDYWYSRHWQTGDILAQIPLGDYAVKNYGASYLTVHRGDFHALLIDALPKETIAYGKSLVDVEDRGDVVVMHFADGTSEEADIVIGADGVNSRIREALLGPELPKYAGYLAHRAVFPTPQIKSGMLPFDSCVKWWSDDRHMMVYFVTGKADEIYYVTGVPVEHWDLNDRWLPSSKEEMRETFSGWHPTVQALIDGTVEVTKWSLLERDPLPLWSRGRMVLLGDACHPMKPHMAQGAAMAIEDGAMLARCFKEVGLDRHELAFALYEANRAERASKVQRISHDNTWLRTNEDPSWCFGYDVFNEPLVDPKVGAVA; encoded by the coding sequence GTGTCCAAATCCCCTCGTATCGCCATTGTTGGCGCCGGTCTTGGCGGCGCCGCAACTGCGGCGCTGTTGCTCAAAGAGGGTCTGAATGTCCGTGTCTATGAGCAGGCGCAGACCTTCTCGCGGCTTGGGGCGGGCATTCATGTGGGCCCCAATGTCATGAAGGTGCTGCGGCGCATTGGCATCGAAGACGCCCTGAACGCGCAGGGCTCGCACCCCGACTACTGGTATAGCCGTCATTGGCAGACGGGCGACATCCTGGCGCAGATCCCCTTGGGCGACTATGCCGTCAAGAACTACGGCGCCTCCTATCTCACCGTGCACCGGGGCGATTTCCACGCCTTGTTGATCGATGCCTTACCCAAAGAGACGATCGCTTACGGCAAATCGCTGGTTGACGTGGAGGATAGGGGGGATGTCGTGGTGATGCATTTCGCCGACGGCACCTCCGAGGAGGCCGACATCGTGATCGGCGCCGATGGGGTGAACTCGCGCATTCGTGAAGCCCTGCTCGGGCCCGAGCTGCCCAAGTACGCCGGCTATCTGGCGCACCGCGCCGTGTTCCCCACGCCGCAAATCAAAAGCGGCATGCTGCCCTTTGACTCCTGCGTCAAATGGTGGAGCGATGACCGCCACATGATGGTCTATTTCGTGACGGGCAAGGCCGACGAAATCTATTACGTGACCGGCGTGCCCGTTGAGCACTGGGATCTGAACGACCGCTGGCTGCCCAGCAGCAAAGAGGAAATGCGCGAGACCTTCAGCGGCTGGCATCCCACGGTACAGGCCCTGATCGACGGCACGGTTGAAGTCACCAAGTGGTCTTTGCTGGAACGTGATCCCCTGCCGCTGTGGAGCCGCGGACGCATGGTGTTGCTGGGTGACGCCTGCCATCCCATGAAACCCCATATGGCCCAGGGCGCGGCAATGGCCATCGAGGACGGCGCCATGCTGGCGCGTTGCTTCAAAGAAGTCGGCCTGGACCGGCATGAGTTGGCTTTCGCCCTCTACGAGGCCAACCGGGCCGAGCGCGCCAGCAAGGTGCAGCGCATCTCGCATGACAACACCTGGCTGCGCACCAATGAAGATCCTTCCTGGTGCTTCGGCTATGACGTGTTCAACGAACCGCTGGTGGACCCTAAAGTCGGAGCAGTGGCCTGA
- a CDS encoding maleate cis-trans isomerase family protein, whose product MTKHFRIGQIVPSSNTTMETEVPAMLRAHSVLRPDDQFTFHSSRMRMKKVQKEELAAMDAESDRCAQELSDAQVDVLGYACLVAIMAMGRGYHRKSQERLTQRTAENGATAPVITSAGALVDALHIMGAKKIALVAPYMIPLTELVMDYISAEGFEIVDWRALQIPDNLEVGRHDPAKLPGIVAGMNVADADVIVLSACVQMPSLAAVAQVEAETGKPVLTASIATTYAILKSLGLDPVVPGAGALLSGAYPYSRSA is encoded by the coding sequence ATGACCAAGCATTTCCGTATCGGCCAGATCGTTCCCAGCTCCAACACAACCATGGAAACCGAGGTGCCCGCCATGCTGCGCGCGCACTCGGTGTTGCGGCCCGACGATCAATTCACTTTCCATTCCAGCCGCATGCGCATGAAGAAAGTGCAGAAGGAAGAACTAGCGGCGATGGACGCCGAAAGCGATCGTTGCGCGCAGGAACTCAGCGATGCACAGGTCGATGTGCTGGGTTACGCCTGCCTAGTCGCCATCATGGCGATGGGCCGCGGCTACCATCGCAAATCGCAAGAGCGCCTGACCCAGCGCACTGCCGAGAACGGCGCCACCGCACCTGTCATCACCAGCGCCGGCGCCCTGGTCGATGCCTTGCACATCATGGGCGCCAAGAAAATCGCCCTGGTCGCGCCCTACATGATCCCGCTGACCGAGCTGGTCATGGACTACATCAGCGCCGAAGGCTTTGAGATCGTCGATTGGCGCGCATTGCAAATCCCCGACAATCTCGAAGTGGGCCGCCACGATCCCGCCAAACTGCCCGGCATCGTCGCCGGCATGAACGTGGCCGACGCCGACGTCATCGTGCTGTCGGCCTGCGTGCAAATGCCCTCGCTGGCGGCCGTGGCCCAGGTCGAAGCCGAAACCGGTAAGCCGGTGCTCACCGCCTCCATCGCCACCACTTACGCCATTCTCAAGTCGCTCGGCCTGGACCCCGTCGTACCCGGTGCGGGAGCCCTGCTGTCCGGTGCCTACCCTTACTCCCGGAGCGCATGA
- a CDS encoding alpha/beta fold hydrolase, translating into MSSHFLYGGHVHANGIRQHYLRYGGAMRSERPAVIVIPGITSPAVTWGFVGERLGRHFDTYVLDVRGRGLSASGPDLDYGLDAQAADVIAFAQALGLRRYALAGHSMGGRIAVRAASAQPQGLERLVVIDPPVSGPGRRAYPAKLPWYVDSIRQATHGMNAEDMRAFCPTWTEEQRQLRAQWLHTCYEPAIVQSFEDFGRDDIHANLPDLRLPLLLMTAERGDVVREEDVAEWQRLAPQTQHVRVSNAGHMIPWDNEAGFYAAFGDFLGHTLD; encoded by the coding sequence ATGAGCAGCCACTTTCTTTACGGCGGCCATGTCCACGCCAATGGCATCCGCCAACACTATCTGCGTTACGGCGGCGCCATGCGCAGCGAGCGGCCGGCCGTCATCGTCATACCTGGCATCACCAGCCCGGCCGTCACCTGGGGTTTTGTAGGCGAACGTCTGGGCCGCCATTTCGACACCTATGTGCTGGATGTGCGCGGGCGCGGCCTGTCGGCCAGCGGCCCCGACCTGGACTATGGCCTGGATGCCCAGGCCGCCGATGTCATCGCCTTCGCGCAGGCCCTGGGGCTCAGGCGCTACGCACTGGCCGGCCATTCAATGGGCGGGCGCATCGCCGTGCGTGCGGCCAGCGCCCAGCCGCAAGGGCTGGAGCGCCTGGTCGTCATCGACCCGCCCGTATCCGGACCGGGCCGCCGCGCCTATCCCGCCAAGCTGCCCTGGTATGTGGACTCGATCCGCCAGGCCACCCATGGCATGAATGCCGAGGACATGCGGGCCTTCTGCCCCACCTGGACAGAAGAGCAGCGTCAACTGCGCGCTCAATGGTTGCACACCTGCTATGAGCCCGCCATCGTGCAGAGTTTCGAAGACTTCGGGCGCGACGACATTCACGCCAATCTGCCCGACCTGCGCCTGCCCTTGCTGCTGATGACTGCCGAACGCGGCGATGTCGTGCGCGAGGAGGATGTGGCCGAATGGCAAAGACTAGCCCCGCAAACCCAGCATGTGCGGGTAAGCAACGCCGGTCACATGATCCCCTGGGATAACGAAGCCGGCTTTTACGCCGCCTTTGGCGACTTCCTCGGCCATACGCTGGACTGA
- a CDS encoding isochorismatase family protein has product MNASTQILPTPGTAGDVSAYARQGFGTPLPLKAPFGLLIIDFVNGFADPAVLGGGNIAPAIAQTRHLLAHARERGWPVAHSRIVFSDDDADSNIFCIKVPAMLALKEHSYNSAIVPELSPATGEYVVRKSTPSAFFGTMLAPWLAQRGVQTLLVAGCVTSGCVRASVVDAMQAGFRPLVVSDCCGDRAIGPHDANLFDMAQKYAAVMPLAQALADTKAITDSPLSPAP; this is encoded by the coding sequence ATGAACGCCTCCACCCAAATCCTTCCCACCCCCGGCACGGCCGGCGATGTATCCGCCTACGCACGGCAGGGTTTCGGCACGCCGCTGCCGCTCAAAGCCCCTTTCGGGCTACTCATCATCGACTTTGTCAATGGCTTCGCAGACCCTGCCGTGCTAGGCGGCGGCAACATTGCCCCCGCCATCGCACAAACCCGTCATCTGCTGGCGCACGCCCGCGAGCGCGGCTGGCCCGTGGCGCACAGCCGCATCGTGTTCTCGGATGACGACGCCGATAGCAATATCTTCTGCATCAAAGTGCCCGCCATGCTGGCGCTCAAAGAGCACAGCTACAACAGCGCCATCGTGCCCGAGCTGAGCCCGGCCACGGGCGAATATGTCGTGCGCAAAAGCACCCCCTCCGCCTTCTTCGGCACCATGCTGGCCCCCTGGCTGGCGCAACGGGGCGTGCAAACGCTGCTGGTGGCAGGATGCGTGACCAGCGGCTGCGTGCGAGCCAGCGTGGTCGACGCCATGCAGGCGGGCTTTCGGCCGCTGGTTGTCTCGGACTGCTGCGGCGACCGAGCTATCGGCCCGCACGATGCCAACCTCTTCGATATGGCGCAGAAGTACGCCGCCGTCATGCCCTTGGCGCAGGCGCTGGCCGACACCAAGGCCATCACGGATAGCCCGCTGTCCCCCGCCCCCTGA
- a CDS encoding xanthine dehydrogenase family protein molybdopterin-binding subunit yields the protein MTLPQPLALAGVLLAHPSALLVVRQPTAPPRPAPGQPGVSTDYVQASPELFVALIQDPDTHWRVLAFNGHVDLGTGIRTALAQIVAEELDVPLSRLEMVLGHTNAAPNQGPTIASASIQISAIPLRRAAAQAREHLMALAAAQWNLPREALRVCDGVIRPADSQDRRTLGYGQLLQGRHTRLTLAPPDQEVGLKPAAEYRIVGQNIARVDIPAKATGELSFVHDVRIPGMRHGRVIRPPHPGRDGGSFIGQSLAELDRASVAHLPGNVQVVAQGDFIGVVADREEQAIAAMRALKIRWKPIPPAPRLDNLAQALRAQPARPRTLLEEGDVPAVCAQAATHLRRSYVWPYQMHASIGPSCAVADFRDGRLTVWTGSQNPHMLRTDLDRLLKLGEDRIELVRLEAAGCYGRNCADDVCADAALLSIAVGAPVRVQLTREQEHQWEPKGTGQLMDVGAAISAEGELLAYDFAVRYPSNDAPLLALLLTGAIPAEPRTLEMGDRTSVPPYRYQNRRIVCHDLAPLVRASWLRGVSALPNSFAHDCMIDELAHAAGADPVAYRIRHLDDSRAIDLIEATAERAQWRAGTQGSRGRPSADGLLLGRGVAYARYVHSKFPGFGAAWAAWVIDLSVDPVSGRIRVQSIVVGQDTGMMVNPDGVRHQIHGNINQTLSRSLLEKVTFDSQGVTSREWGGYPIIGFKDLPPIDVLLMPRQDQAPMGAGESASVPGPAAIANALFDATGKRFYEAPFTPDAVRAALTHA from the coding sequence ATGACTCTGCCTCAGCCTCTCGCGCTGGCGGGCGTGCTGCTCGCCCACCCTAGCGCCCTGCTCGTCGTGCGCCAGCCGACCGCCCCCCCACGCCCGGCGCCCGGACAGCCGGGCGTGTCCACCGATTATGTTCAGGCAAGCCCGGAACTCTTCGTGGCGCTGATTCAGGACCCGGATACCCACTGGCGCGTACTGGCCTTCAATGGCCATGTGGATCTGGGCACGGGCATCCGCACCGCGCTCGCGCAGATCGTGGCTGAAGAACTCGACGTGCCGCTGTCCCGCCTCGAAATGGTGCTCGGCCATACCAATGCCGCGCCCAATCAGGGGCCCACCATTGCCAGCGCCAGCATCCAGATCTCAGCCATTCCCCTGCGCCGCGCCGCCGCGCAGGCGCGCGAGCACCTGATGGCGCTGGCCGCCGCGCAATGGAATCTGCCGCGCGAAGCCCTACGGGTGTGTGACGGCGTCATTCGCCCGGCCGACAGCCAGGATAGGCGGACCCTCGGCTACGGGCAGTTGCTGCAAGGCCGGCACACCCGCCTGACTCTGGCGCCGCCCGACCAGGAGGTAGGCCTGAAGCCCGCCGCCGAATACCGCATCGTGGGCCAGAACATCGCCCGCGTGGATATTCCTGCCAAAGCGACCGGCGAACTCAGTTTCGTGCACGATGTGCGGATACCCGGCATGCGCCACGGGCGGGTCATCCGCCCGCCCCACCCAGGGCGAGACGGCGGGTCGTTCATTGGCCAAAGCCTGGCCGAATTAGATCGCGCATCGGTAGCCCATCTGCCGGGCAATGTGCAGGTCGTGGCGCAGGGCGATTTCATCGGTGTCGTGGCCGACAGGGAGGAGCAGGCCATCGCCGCGATGCGCGCCCTGAAGATACGCTGGAAACCCATCCCGCCCGCCCCGCGCCTGGACAATCTGGCCCAGGCCCTGCGCGCCCAGCCGGCCCGCCCCCGGACCCTGCTTGAAGAAGGCGATGTCCCGGCCGTCTGCGCCCAGGCCGCGACGCATCTGCGCCGCAGCTATGTCTGGCCCTATCAAATGCATGCCTCCATCGGCCCCTCATGCGCCGTGGCGGATTTCCGCGACGGGCGGCTCACCGTCTGGACCGGCTCACAGAATCCGCACATGCTGCGCACGGATCTGGATCGCCTGCTGAAGCTGGGCGAAGACCGCATCGAACTGGTGCGGCTGGAGGCCGCGGGCTGTTATGGCCGCAACTGCGCCGACGATGTCTGCGCCGATGCCGCCCTGCTCTCGATCGCCGTCGGCGCACCGGTGCGCGTCCAGCTCACCCGCGAGCAGGAACACCAATGGGAACCCAAGGGCACGGGGCAATTGATGGACGTGGGCGCCGCCATCAGCGCCGAGGGCGAGCTGCTCGCCTACGACTTCGCGGTGCGCTATCCCTCGAATGACGCCCCGCTGCTGGCCCTGCTCCTGACTGGAGCCATTCCCGCCGAACCGCGCACCCTCGAAATGGGCGACCGCACGTCCGTCCCGCCTTATCGCTACCAGAACCGCCGCATCGTCTGCCACGACCTCGCGCCGCTGGTGCGCGCCTCTTGGCTGCGCGGCGTATCGGCCCTGCCCAACTCCTTTGCCCATGATTGCATGATCGATGAGCTGGCTCACGCGGCGGGCGCCGACCCAGTGGCCTACCGCATACGCCACCTGGACGATAGCCGCGCCATCGACCTCATCGAAGCCACCGCAGAACGAGCGCAATGGCGCGCTGGCACGCAGGGCAGCCGTGGCCGCCCGAGCGCCGACGGCCTGCTGCTCGGGCGTGGCGTCGCCTATGCGCGTTACGTGCACAGCAAGTTTCCCGGCTTTGGCGCGGCATGGGCCGCCTGGGTTATCGACCTGAGCGTCGACCCTGTCAGCGGGCGCATCCGGGTGCAAAGCATCGTCGTGGGCCAGGACACCGGCATGATGGTCAACCCGGACGGCGTGCGCCACCAGATCCACGGCAACATCAACCAGACACTGAGCCGCAGCCTGCTGGAAAAAGTCACTTTCGACAGCCAGGGCGTGACCAGCCGCGAATGGGGCGGCTACCCCATCATCGGCTTTAAAGACCTGCCGCCCATCGACGTGCTGCTGATGCCGCGCCAGGACCAGGCGCCGATGGGCGCGGGAGAATCCGCTTCCGTGCCAGGCCCCGCCGCCATCGCCAACGCCCTGTTCGACGCCACCGGCAAGCGCTTCTATGAAGCGCCTTTCACGCCCGACGCAGTACGAGCGGCCTTGACGCATGCCTGA